The genomic DNA CCACAGAATGCGGCGGCCGCCTTGATGCAGGATGGCAGCGGCGGCACGATCGGCGCAATTCACCCGCTGTACGCATTTGAAACGCTGGATCGGGTCTACCAGGCCAGCCCGGGCTTCCTCGTCAACAACGGATTCTAAGAATCAGCGTGGGCGCTGCCAGCGGATACGGCTTAGCGCCACTTGGAGAGGAACTGCTTCTTGAGCCCGGCGTACAGCTTGGATTGGGAGTCGGGCGACCATTTCATATTCTGGTAAATCACATACCCTGCTGGCGAGCTTCCATCGGAGACAAAGCACTTCTTCCAAAGGTCAGGGTGGGCTTGAATGAGCTGGTCGAGCAGATGGTCATGCAGATAGTCGTGGCTAGGCTGCGTAGAGTCCCGAATGACGTAGCGGACCGGTAGCTCATCCAGTTTCACCGAGAGCTCATCGACTGTCCGCAGAAGGGGGCGGTAGCCGGTGGCGTTCCAACTCTCATCACAGAAGACTTTCGTGGGACGGACGAAGATTCGCTTGGGCCGGGAGTCCTCACTCTGAACGAACTCCGCAATCCAGGGCCCCTCCCGGGCGCTGGAAACCAGGATCGCGCCGGACTGGCCGACATCGTATCGATTAATGAACTCGACGGCCTGGCGCATGTCGTTCTGGGGCGGCCGCCGGAAGTCCATCCAGTTGAGTTTGATGTATACGCCGAAAAACAACACCAGGACCGCGTTTACGGCGATACGGGAGCGCACGCGCATCAGGCTCAGCACTTCCGTCAAACCCAGCAGGGCGAAGAAGATCACCGCCATATACACAACGATGAAGAGGCGTTCCTGCACGGGGACGCGGGCCGCCACAACGGCAACCAGGCTGGCTGGCACCGTGGCGAGTAAGCACAACTCCAGAGCGCTGGCCTCTTTCCTGCGGCGGAGCACAAAGAAGGCGCCCACGGTCGCGGGAATCAGGAGAAACGAGGTCTCCCGCCAGAGTGCCGCCAGAAACTTTCCGGTGAATCCCCAGAAGCTCGGCAGATCAAGACCGACGGTACCGACGAGCAGCGCGCTCCGGCTAATAAGAAGCCACGGCCCATATAGCCCCACGACCAAGATGGGAGCGAGCCAAAAGGAGCGCACTTTCAACAAAGACCATTTGGACCCGGCAACGATGTACAAGCCGGGAACAAGCAGAATGTAGTAACTGCTGTTCTTCGTGAGAATGGCCGCTGCCGCCAGCACGCCGAAGAGCGCTGAGCGGCGCCAGGAAGGGCAATTCGCAAAATGGACAAATGCCAACACCGCGAAAAACGCAACCATTGAAGAGGAGATATCGACCATCACCAGACAAACGCTCCACGCCACAACCGGGACTGCACACAGCGCAACCGCGGCGGCAATGGCAGGAGCGATTCCGAAGCGCCGCCTGAGTATGAGGAAGAACCCCGCGCCCAGCGCGCTCAGCGAGATGGCGATCAACCAAAGCGCGGAGGCGCGGGAGAGGCCGGCCACGAGCATCCAAAGCCCTTCCCCGCCGTAGAACAGACGGGGGGCCAGACGCCGATGGCGAAGTACGGGACATGGGTGTAATAGGCGGTGGCGTATTTGACCGGGTTTGGGAAGGGAAACGTGAGACAGGCGGCAAGGAAGTCCCGCAGCATCACGCCCC from Paludibaculum fermentans includes the following:
- a CDS encoding ArnT family glycosyltransferase; translation: MLVAGLSRASALWLIAISLSALGAGFFLILRRRFGIAPAIAAAVALCAVPVVAWSVCLVMVDISSSMVAFFAVLAFVHFANCPSWRRSALFGVLAAAAILTKNSSYYILLVPGLYIVAGSKWSLLKVRSFWLAPILVVGLYGPWLLISRSALLVGTVGLDLPSFWGFTGKFLAALWRETSFLLIPATVGAFFVLRRRKEASALELCLLATVPASLVAVVAARVPVQERLFIVVYMAVIFFALLGLTEVLSLMRVRSRIAVNAVLVLFFGVYIKLNWMDFRRPPQNDMRQAVEFINRYDVGQSGAILVSSAREGPWIAEFVQSEDSRPKRIFVRPTKVFCDESWNATGYRPLLRTVDELSVKLDELPVRYVIRDSTQPSHDYLHDHLLDQLIQAHPDLWKKCFVSDGSSPAGYVIYQNMKWSPDSQSKLYAGLKKQFLSKWR